A genomic window from Flavobacterium phycosphaerae includes:
- a CDS encoding T9SS type A sorting domain-containing protein, with product MRILLFILIVLASFSSISAKPLLPKEKDYVITADEIPPSVNIAYFGSPYCASSPSVIPDMIGSGDYMGGIFTASPTGLAINSATGEINPAESAIGNYIITYTTPSGPEGSAMASYTISIGSITPTFSAIAPVCQGSSVAPLPTTSNNGITGTWSPAVIDNMNTTIYTFVPDATQCAVMVTMTLIVNPLPEPVITSITGNTIACVDWDGTEVMNGLVLSSGITNPDYTFEWYIDNNYISGQNGSDLVITNVSAAHNIYTVIAVSNSSGCSSLIDTNSTFDVVRSGSASDVSFIVTNLSGVQNITVNCAGYGSYQYSLDGGPFQNIPVFEDVALGYHLVTIADTNGCGDNNVTILIVESAVPAPDGPNVQDFADGDTLADVVVSGDNVQWYATAVSSNSAKLTSPDALPLTTLLVDGTTYYATQTINDVESVARLAVTVNVTLGVDAHDILTLAYSPNPVKNSLNLKTGKTMSSVTILNVLGQVLKTTSYNLSEVTEDMSNYTTGTYFVKVVSGDEMKVVKIIKE from the coding sequence ATGAGAATACTATTATTTATTTTGATTGTTTTGGCAAGTTTTAGCAGTATTAGTGCAAAGCCATTGTTACCTAAAGAAAAAGATTATGTCATTACTGCTGATGAAATTCCACCATCGGTCAACATAGCATATTTTGGCTCACCCTATTGCGCTTCGTCACCATCGGTAATACCCGACATGATAGGTTCGGGCGATTATATGGGAGGGATTTTTACTGCTTCTCCCACCGGATTAGCCATTAATAGTGCTACCGGGGAAATTAATCCGGCTGAATCAGCAATAGGGAATTATATTATTACTTATACTACCCCTAGTGGGCCAGAGGGATCTGCCATGGCTTCCTATACTATAAGCATTGGATCGATTACTCCAACCTTCTCTGCTATTGCTCCTGTTTGTCAAGGCAGCAGTGTAGCACCATTACCTACTACTTCAAACAATGGGATTACCGGAACTTGGTCGCCGGCTGTTATTGACAACATGAATACGACTATCTATACTTTTGTACCCGATGCCACTCAGTGTGCTGTGATGGTTACGATGACCCTAATAGTTAACCCGCTACCAGAGCCCGTTATCACCTCTATCACCGGCAATACTATAGCCTGTGTGGATTGGGATGGTACCGAGGTTATGAATGGATTGGTTTTATCTTCGGGCATTACTAATCCCGACTATACTTTTGAATGGTATATTGACAACAACTATATAAGTGGGCAAAACGGTTCTGATTTAGTCATCACCAATGTAAGTGCAGCTCATAACATCTACACTGTTATAGCTGTTTCGAACTCTTCGGGGTGTTCTAGCCTTATTGATACAAATTCGACTTTTGATGTAGTTCGTTCCGGATCGGCTTCGGATGTCAGTTTTATTGTGACCAATTTATCCGGAGTACAAAACATTACGGTAAATTGTGCCGGTTATGGCAGTTATCAATACAGTTTGGATGGAGGGCCGTTTCAAAACATTCCGGTATTTGAAGATGTGGCCTTGGGTTACCATCTTGTTACTATAGCTGACACTAATGGCTGTGGTGACAATAATGTTACTATACTAATTGTTGAGTCGGCAGTGCCGGCACCTGATGGGCCTAATGTACAGGATTTTGCAGACGGAGACACCCTGGCTGATGTTGTTGTTTCGGGCGACAATGTACAATGGTATGCCACAGCGGTCAGCAGCAATTCGGCTAAACTGACTTCACCAGATGCTTTACCTTTAACTACTCTTTTGGTTGACGGTACTACCTATTATGCTACGCAAACCATAAATGATGTCGAAAGTGTGGCGCGATTGGCGGTTACGGTAAACGTGACATTGGGGGTGGATGCTCATGATATACTAACATTGGCTTATTCACCTAATCCGGTTAAGAACAGCTTGAATTTAAAGACCGGTAAGACTATGAGTAGCGTTACGATATTGAATGTTTTAGGGCAAGTATTGAAAACGACCTCCTATAACCTATCGGAAGTGACCGAAGATATGAGTAACTATACAACCGGTACTTATTTTGTAAAAGTGGTTTCGGGAGATGAAATGAAAGTGGTGAAAATCATTAAAGAATAA
- a CDS encoding DUF5689 domain-containing protein: MKNAVKLLALSVFTTLFVGCVNSDTYNTPDLSSECATMTATKQVIDVTSTALVYPNYKEYTGEDIIEAYVTSSDEGGNFYKSISFVSLDGTNGFSMPIDDYNLYTKYPPGKKVYINVKGLFLTKDSGAPVMGALYNNNTTDITTDDEVGRISIISYQNIITKACTGSVSENSLVNNVTIQQAKNDSYLNKLIEINNVQFTDISVGKTYFDPTINNLGSATNHLIEDAAGNTLTLRASQYATFAANKVTGNSGTIRGVMTKFGSTYQFMIRTIEDVKLTEDRMLPLFMETFDTNFPNWAKVSVIGNGQVWTLNSAGNPGNCADMNGYSSGPQANEDWLISPAIDLTNAPTATLTFQTLRPFNGNNLQVYVSTNYVAPNPATPPLPTTATWTLLGGSLSTSATAWKDSGNVSLNAYVGNPNVRIAFKYTSTTSAAEWKVDNVKVK, encoded by the coding sequence ATGAAAAACGCAGTAAAACTTTTAGCATTATCGGTTTTCACAACATTATTTGTAGGTTGTGTAAACAGTGATACGTACAACACGCCCGATTTGAGCAGTGAATGTGCTACCATGACGGCTACAAAACAAGTTATTGATGTAACTTCTACCGCATTGGTGTATCCAAATTATAAAGAGTACACCGGTGAGGATATCATCGAAGCGTATGTTACATCTAGTGACGAAGGCGGTAACTTCTATAAATCCATTTCATTCGTTTCTTTAGACGGAACCAATGGATTCAGTATGCCAATTGATGACTACAATTTATACACCAAATATCCTCCTGGAAAAAAAGTGTACATTAACGTAAAAGGCCTTTTCCTTACCAAAGACTCTGGTGCACCGGTAATGGGAGCGTTGTACAACAACAACACTACTGATATTACAACGGATGATGAGGTAGGCAGAATTTCAATTATCAGCTATCAAAATATCATAACAAAAGCTTGTACCGGTAGCGTTAGTGAAAACTCACTAGTAAACAACGTAACGATTCAACAGGCTAAGAACGATTCGTATCTTAACAAACTTATTGAAATCAATAACGTACAGTTTACAGATATTTCAGTAGGGAAAACGTATTTTGATCCTACTATCAATAACTTAGGAAGTGCTACGAATCACCTTATCGAGGATGCAGCCGGAAATACCTTAACCCTAAGAGCAAGTCAGTATGCTACTTTTGCCGCTAACAAGGTTACCGGTAACAGCGGAACCATAAGAGGAGTTATGACAAAATTTGGTAGTACATATCAGTTTATGATTAGAACTATTGAAGATGTTAAATTAACAGAAGATAGAATGTTGCCTTTGTTTATGGAAACCTTTGATACTAATTTCCCAAATTGGGCTAAAGTTAGTGTAATCGGTAATGGACAGGTTTGGACATTAAACAGTGCCGGAAATCCTGGTAATTGTGCAGATATGAACGGTTATTCCAGTGGCCCTCAAGCCAACGAAGATTGGTTGATTTCTCCTGCAATTGATTTAACCAATGCGCCAACAGCTACTTTAACTTTCCAAACACTAAGACCATTCAACGGAAATAATCTTCAAGTATATGTTTCTACAAATTATGTAGCACCAAATCCGGCAACGCCACCGTTACCGACGACGGCTACTTGGACATTATTAGGAGGTAGTTTATCTACTTCAGCTACGGCTTGGAAAGATTCAGGAAACGTTTCTTTAAATGCCTATGTTGGAAACCCTAACGTTCGTATAGCATTCAAGTATACTTCAACTACTTCTGCTGCAGAGTGGAAAGTGGATAACGTAAAAGTTAAATAA
- a CDS encoding choice-of-anchor J domain-containing protein, whose product MKKIVNLSFALLALSIATGCSGDSEIAPYKPVFFSESFESRPSGSGSNEVPIAIEGWTNYNALGLRNWSCKVFDNNNFAEFSSFYSTNASTSDDNDEVWLITSKIDFTATTNETLLFKTESRFSNGAQLKVLISTDFNGTTAGIATATWTELNPTLPTVDNVFVDSGYIDLSAPAFESSNVYIAFKYIGSKPGSKTTTFQLDGIKLFENK is encoded by the coding sequence ATGAAAAAAATAGTTAATTTAAGCTTTGCCCTACTTGCTTTAAGTATAGCAACCGGCTGTTCAGGAGATTCGGAAATTGCACCGTATAAGCCTGTATTCTTCTCAGAGTCTTTTGAATCACGCCCTAGCGGAAGTGGCTCAAATGAAGTGCCTATTGCCATTGAAGGATGGACCAATTACAACGCTTTGGGATTAAGAAACTGGAGCTGCAAAGTGTTTGACAACAATAATTTTGCAGAGTTCTCTTCGTTTTATTCAACCAACGCTTCAACAAGCGATGATAACGACGAAGTATGGTTGATTACCTCAAAAATCGACTTTACAGCTACAACAAACGAAACCTTACTATTTAAAACAGAGTCAAGATTCTCGAACGGAGCACAATTAAAAGTATTAATTTCTACCGATTTTAACGGTACTACTGCGGGAATTGCAACGGCAACATGGACAGAATTAAATCCAACATTACCAACCGTTGATAATGTTTTTGTTGACAGTGGTTATATTGATTTAAGTGCTCCGGCATTTGAAAGCTCTAATGTTTACATTGCCTTTAAATATATTGGCAGCAAACCGGGAAGCAAAACAACTACATTTCAGTTAGATGGTATCAAACTATTTGAAAATAAATAA
- a CDS encoding endonuclease/exonuclease/phosphatase family protein translates to MRIRKLIALFFVFFAISGANAQAKKYIVHTVAFYNLENLFDTINGPNNDEEWLPNGVQNWTSKKYHQKLHNLATVLSQIGTNDQQKEAPVLIGGAEIENRGVLEDLVKEPEMLAHDYGIVHFDSPDKRGIDVALLYQKKHFKPTSYKNIPLLIYKNQLNNNVKEKNDKDDAADDKSEVDKNLDRVYTRDILLVTGFLDGEEINVMVNHWPSRSGGEKKSSPFREAAGRLNRKIMDSIYKINPNAKIITMGDLNDGSYNKSVKEGVGAKRKKEEVQEFGVYNPFEEMFYKGNATLFYRDAGDIFDQIMVSQSLIVQDYSSFRYWKAGIWNKPFMVTTIGQYKGYPLRHGMNEIGYSDHFPSYIYLIKEMK, encoded by the coding sequence ATGAGAATTAGAAAATTAATAGCTCTTTTCTTTGTTTTTTTCGCAATTTCCGGAGCAAATGCACAAGCCAAAAAGTACATAGTGCATACGGTAGCTTTCTACAATTTAGAGAACTTGTTTGACACCATTAACGGGCCAAACAATGACGAAGAATGGTTACCAAACGGCGTTCAAAACTGGACCTCTAAAAAATACCATCAAAAACTACACAATCTGGCAACAGTTTTATCTCAGATCGGAACTAATGACCAACAAAAAGAAGCTCCGGTTTTAATTGGTGGTGCCGAAATTGAAAACCGGGGTGTTTTAGAAGATTTAGTAAAAGAGCCCGAAATGTTGGCGCATGACTATGGCATAGTACATTTTGACTCTCCTGATAAAAGGGGTATTGATGTGGCTTTGTTATACCAAAAGAAACACTTCAAACCAACAAGCTACAAAAACATTCCATTATTGATTTATAAAAACCAATTAAACAATAATGTTAAAGAGAAGAACGACAAAGATGATGCGGCTGATGACAAATCGGAAGTTGATAAAAACTTAGACCGAGTATATACGCGTGACATTCTATTGGTAACCGGTTTTCTTGATGGTGAAGAAATCAACGTAATGGTTAATCACTGGCCATCTCGTTCAGGAGGTGAAAAGAAAAGTTCACCGTTCCGTGAAGCGGCCGGAAGATTAAATCGAAAAATAATGGACTCCATCTACAAAATCAATCCTAATGCTAAAATTATTACCATGGGAGATTTGAATGACGGAAGCTACAATAAGAGTGTAAAAGAAGGCGTAGGCGCCAAACGCAAAAAAGAAGAAGTACAAGAATTTGGGGTGTACAATCCGTTTGAGGAAATGTTCTATAAAGGAAATGCTACTTTATTTTACCGTGATGCGGGAGATATTTTCGACCAAATCATGGTTTCTCAATCCTTGATTGTTCAAGATTACTCTTCTTTCCGTTACTGGAAAGCCGGTATTTGGAACAAGCCGTTTATGGTGACCACCATAGGCCAATATAAAGGATACCCCTTAAGGCATGGTATGAACGAAATAGGTTATAGCGACCACTTTCCTTCTTACATCTATCTGATAAAAGAAATGAAATAA
- a CDS encoding helix-turn-helix domain-containing protein, whose amino-acid sequence MLIFNIKNLLKTRQVEKPHAFLVKAGLSSHSAHNILNAHSRVYRLDHIEKLCEILHCEPNDLLTYVPDSNKILADNHPLHKLTPKNEEFDWQHTLKTLPLEELKEVAKFISQSKQNKEIE is encoded by the coding sequence ATGCTCATCTTCAACATCAAAAACCTTTTAAAAACCCGCCAAGTCGAAAAGCCTCATGCCTTTTTGGTCAAAGCAGGACTGTCATCACACTCCGCTCACAACATTCTCAATGCGCATTCCCGTGTCTACCGCTTAGACCACATCGAAAAGCTTTGTGAAATCCTCCATTGCGAACCCAACGACCTCTTAACCTATGTGCCCGACAGCAACAAAATACTAGCCGATAACCATCCGCTACACAAGCTCACCCCTAAAAACGAAGAGTTCGATTGGCAGCATACCTTAAAAACCTTGCCCTTAGAAGAGCTCAAAGAAGTAGCCAAGTTCATCAGTCAATCCAAACAAAACAAAGAGATAGAATAA
- a CDS encoding carboxypeptidase-like regulatory domain-containing protein — MKKLVISTLFVMQVFFVFAQNNTGFTGKVLDSKTQKPLQNVVASIQNTSLTTLTDGAGVFTFKEVAVGSQLLQIKSAGYKDQLLSVEVIAGKILDLGIVVMDEDITSEQQLSLITITENDLGDDNSGSESTSGLLQASRDVFQQTAAFNWGQARFRVRGLDNEYGTTMINGIVMNKIYDGRPQFSNWGGLNDATRNQEFTSGSAPSDYTFGGILGTQEINTRASIYRRGGRVSFSGTNTNYSWRSMGTYASGMNTEGWAFVVSASRRWAQEGYFEGTDYSANSLFASVEKKFNDHHSLGFTSIFAQNRRGKSSPNTNEVNDLKGFQYNSYWGWQNGKKRNSRDKEVEEPINILTHYWKINNNTNLNTSVSYQIGHVGNSRLDYQLANNPDPTYYKYLPSYFLNSPSSYDPIYAPDNTTIIGYSNQDADNARAKFLNDGQIDWNAMYEANTASVNAGKSVYALYEDRTDDKQWNANSIINSRLSDRISMNAGVNFRKLNSHNYQKLTDLLGGQYFLDVDPFYTGDATQSDLNNPNRHIEKGDTYGYNYNLLATTFDGFTQFKFSYKKIDFYLAESFSRSQYQRDGLYRNGIYANNSYGRSEKKIFENFGFKGGLTYKVNGRNYFDFNGAYMTKAPSMRNVFANARINNNITPDINSESVMSADASYIIKAPKFKARVTAYFAKIMNSTEVSFFYGEGLFDEVAVGAGNEDSFISEIVTGINKKNIGGEFGFEYQITSTIKVSGSAAYGEYKYDNNPNLKVNDDGQASATNSNPITDFGKTYLKGYRQSGMPQQAYSLGLEYRDPKFWWIGANVNYLADSYIDISSILRTDNFVIEDPANGIGYDGATVDAVSKALKQEKFDPVTLVNLVGGKSWKVGNDTFGLFASVNNVFDVKYKTGGFEQSRKANFPEYQADNANGTPSFGSKYFYGYGRTYFVNLYINF, encoded by the coding sequence ATGAAAAAACTTGTTATTAGTACTTTATTTGTAATGCAAGTATTTTTTGTTTTTGCTCAAAACAATACTGGATTTACTGGTAAAGTATTAGATTCGAAAACACAAAAACCATTACAAAATGTAGTTGCTTCAATTCAAAACACCAGCCTAACCACTCTGACAGATGGTGCCGGTGTTTTTACATTTAAAGAAGTAGCAGTAGGCAGTCAATTATTACAAATTAAAAGTGCCGGTTATAAAGATCAGCTGCTTTCAGTAGAAGTAATTGCAGGAAAAATTTTAGATTTAGGTATCGTTGTTATGGATGAAGACATCACTTCAGAACAACAATTGAGTTTAATTACGATTACCGAAAATGATTTAGGAGATGACAACAGTGGTTCTGAAAGTACTTCAGGATTATTGCAAGCTTCCAGAGATGTTTTCCAGCAAACTGCCGCTTTCAATTGGGGACAAGCCCGATTCAGAGTAAGAGGTTTAGATAATGAGTATGGTACCACTATGATTAATGGTATCGTTATGAATAAAATTTATGACGGAAGACCACAATTCAGCAATTGGGGCGGATTGAATGATGCTACCAGAAATCAGGAGTTTACTTCGGGTTCAGCACCATCTGATTATACTTTCGGAGGTATATTAGGAACACAAGAAATCAATACAAGAGCTTCTATTTACAGAAGAGGAGGTAGAGTTTCTTTTTCAGGAACGAATACGAATTACAGTTGGAGATCTATGGGTACTTATGCTTCAGGTATGAACACCGAAGGATGGGCATTTGTGGTTTCAGCTTCAAGAAGATGGGCTCAGGAAGGGTACTTTGAAGGAACTGATTACAGTGCCAATTCATTGTTTGCCAGTGTTGAAAAGAAATTCAATGACCACCACTCTTTAGGATTCACCTCAATTTTTGCACAAAACAGAAGAGGGAAAAGCTCTCCAAACACCAATGAAGTTAATGACCTTAAAGGATTCCAATACAACTCTTACTGGGGATGGCAAAACGGTAAAAAGAGAAACTCCCGTGACAAAGAAGTTGAGGAGCCAATCAATATCTTAACCCACTATTGGAAAATAAACAACAACACTAATTTAAACACTAGTGTTTCTTATCAAATTGGTCATGTTGGAAACAGCAGATTGGATTATCAATTAGCCAACAACCCTGACCCAACTTATTACAAATATTTACCAAGTTATTTTCTGAATTCACCGTCATCTTATGACCCAATTTACGCTCCGGATAATACCACTATCATTGGTTACTCTAATCAAGATGCTGATAATGCCAGAGCTAAATTCTTAAACGACGGGCAAATTGACTGGAATGCTATGTATGAAGCAAACACAGCCAGTGTAAATGCCGGAAAAAGTGTTTATGCACTATATGAAGACCGTACAGATGACAAACAATGGAATGCCAATTCTATTATCAACTCAAGATTGTCGGATAGAATTTCTATGAACGCCGGAGTTAACTTCAGAAAATTGAACTCTCACAATTACCAAAAATTGACTGATTTATTAGGTGGACAATATTTCTTAGACGTAGATCCTTTTTATACAGGAGATGCAACACAATCAGATTTAAACAATCCGAACAGACATATAGAAAAAGGAGATACTTATGGTTACAACTATAACTTATTAGCCACGACTTTTGATGGGTTTACCCAATTCAAATTCAGCTATAAAAAAATAGACTTTTATTTGGCTGAATCTTTCTCAAGATCTCAATACCAAAGAGACGGTTTATACAGAAACGGTATCTACGCTAACAACTCTTACGGAAGAAGTGAAAAGAAAATTTTTGAAAACTTCGGATTCAAAGGTGGTTTGACCTATAAAGTGAACGGACGTAATTATTTCGATTTCAACGGAGCTTACATGACTAAAGCACCAAGCATGAGAAATGTATTCGCCAATGCCCGTATCAATAATAACATCACACCGGACATCAATAGCGAATCGGTAATGAGTGCTGACGCCAGTTATATCATTAAAGCGCCAAAATTCAAAGCAAGAGTTACGGCTTACTTTGCCAAAATTATGAATTCTACCGAAGTATCTTTCTTCTACGGAGAAGGTTTGTTTGATGAGGTAGCAGTAGGAGCTGGTAATGAAGATTCATTTATTAGTGAAATCGTTACCGGTATCAACAAAAAGAACATTGGCGGTGAATTTGGATTCGAATACCAAATCACGTCAACTATTAAAGTTTCAGGTTCTGCAGCTTATGGAGAATACAAGTACGATAACAACCCGAACTTAAAAGTAAATGACGACGGTCAGGCTTCTGCAACCAACTCAAATCCAATTACTGATTTCGGAAAAACTTATTTAAAAGGATACCGTCAATCAGGTATGCCACAACAAGCATACTCTTTAGGATTAGAATACAGAGACCCAAAATTCTGGTGGATTGGTGCTAATGTTAATTATTTAGCCGATAGCTATATCGACATCTCAAGTATTTTAAGAACAGATAACTTTGTTATTGAAGATCCGGCTAACGGAATTGGATATGACGGAGCTACTGTAGATGCTGTTAGTAAAGCGTTGAAACAAGAAAAATTTGATCCGGTTACTTTAGTTAACTTAGTTGGAGGAAAATCATGGAAAGTAGGGAATGATACTTTTGGTTTGTTTGCTAGTGTAAACAACGTCTTTGATGTTAAATACAAAACAGGTGGATTTGAGCAATCAAGAAAAGCAAACTTCCCGGAATATCAAGCAGACAATGCCAACGGAACCCCTTCTTTTGGTTCGAAATATTTCTACGGATACGGCAGAACCTATTTTGTTAACCTTTACATTAATTTCTAA
- a CDS encoding S9 family peptidase: MKKLLFIFISTMTLSASAQEVLSPETLWSLNRVTALGISKDGKSIVYKVSTPVVKDNKSNSKFYTIPLTGGTPTEVKDTKDLLADKNISADGKYILSSQEVKTENVLGKDIYADLQKADAQIYNGLDYRHWDTWNNGTHNHVFYAENKEKATPIDIMKDEPFDSPQKPFGGDEDYVWSPNGKSIIYVCKKKFGTAYAISTNTDLYEYNLETKTTKNLTENNLGYDTNPAFSPAGDLTWLQMKRDGYEADKNDIIVRFKGMDINLTAAWDGSVESFKWSADGKKVYFLAAVDGTQQLFEVNFPGLTKIAVTVKQVTSGDFDVHDIVDVTGENFILTRNDMNHALEIYSYNTKKKTWFQITDTNKDTYSKLALPKFERRYVTTTDGKKMLVWVILPPNFDKTKKYPTLLYCQGGPQSPLTQSYSFRWNFSLMASQGYVIVAPNRRGMYGHGQEWNEQISKDWGGQVMKDYLSAIDDVAKENYVDKARLGCIGASYGGYSVYFLAGIHNNRFKTFIAHDGVFNLESMYGTTEEVFFNNWDHGGPYWDKSNAAAQKTFNEFNPIKLVDKWNTPILIIQGGIDFRVPIGQAQEAFQAAQLRGIKSRFLYFPEENHWVLKPQNGLVWQREFYKWLKETL; this comes from the coding sequence ATGAAGAAACTACTTTTTATATTCATTAGCACTATGACTTTATCAGCATCAGCACAAGAAGTGTTGTCTCCGGAAACCCTTTGGTCTCTCAACCGGGTAACAGCGTTAGGCATTTCCAAAGACGGAAAATCAATCGTTTACAAAGTGTCCACTCCGGTAGTTAAAGACAATAAGTCAAATTCCAAATTTTACACCATTCCGCTAACCGGCGGAACCCCAACCGAAGTAAAAGATACCAAAGACCTGTTGGCTGATAAAAACATCTCAGCCGATGGCAAATACATCCTGTCTTCTCAGGAAGTAAAAACCGAAAATGTGCTGGGGAAAGACATCTATGCCGATTTGCAAAAAGCAGATGCCCAAATCTACAACGGTCTTGATTACCGCCATTGGGATACTTGGAACAACGGTACCCACAACCACGTTTTTTATGCCGAAAATAAAGAGAAAGCCACTCCGATTGACATCATGAAAGACGAACCGTTCGACAGTCCGCAAAAACCTTTCGGAGGCGATGAAGATTATGTGTGGTCACCAAACGGCAAAAGCATCATCTACGTTTGTAAAAAGAAATTCGGTACCGCTTACGCCATTTCTACCAATACTGATTTATACGAATATAACTTAGAAACTAAAACCACCAAAAACCTAACAGAAAATAACTTAGGATACGACACCAATCCGGCTTTTTCTCCGGCAGGCGATTTGACTTGGTTGCAAATGAAACGCGATGGCTACGAAGCCGATAAAAACGACATCATCGTTCGTTTCAAAGGAATGGATATCAACCTAACGGCTGCATGGGATGGTTCGGTAGAAAGCTTCAAATGGAGTGCTGACGGTAAAAAGGTTTACTTTTTAGCCGCCGTTGACGGAACGCAGCAATTGTTTGAAGTCAACTTCCCTGGATTGACCAAGATTGCCGTTACAGTAAAACAAGTTACTTCGGGTGATTTTGATGTACACGATATTGTAGATGTGACCGGCGAAAATTTCATCCTGACACGTAACGATATGAACCATGCACTCGAAATCTATTCGTATAACACCAAGAAAAAAACGTGGTTCCAAATTACAGATACCAATAAAGATACTTACAGTAAACTGGCACTGCCTAAATTTGAAAGACGCTACGTTACAACTACCGATGGAAAGAAAATGTTAGTGTGGGTAATTCTTCCGCCTAACTTCGATAAAACCAAAAAATACCCAACTTTATTGTACTGCCAAGGCGGACCGCAATCGCCTTTAACCCAAAGCTACTCTTTCCGTTGGAATTTCTCTTTAATGGCCTCTCAAGGCTACGTTATTGTAGCGCCAAACCGTCGCGGGATGTACGGTCACGGACAAGAATGGAACGAACAAATTTCTAAAGACTGGGGCGGACAGGTAATGAAAGACTACCTGTCAGCTATTGATGATGTAGCCAAAGAAAATTATGTCGATAAAGCGCGTTTAGGATGCATAGGAGCGAGCTATGGTGGGTATTCGGTATATTTCCTTGCCGGAATTCATAATAATCGTTTTAAAACCTTTATTGCTCATGACGGAGTGTTCAATTTAGAAAGCATGTACGGCACTACCGAAGAAGTGTTCTTCAACAATTGGGACCACGGCGGCCCTTATTGGGACAAAAGCAATGCAGCAGCTCAAAAAACATTCAATGAGTTTAACCCAATCAAATTGGTAGACAAATGGAATACGCCAATCCTTATTATTCAAGGCGGTATTGATTTCCGTGTGCCGATAGGACAAGCCCAAGAAGCTTTCCAAGCAGCTCAATTACGCGGCATCAAAAGCCGTTTCTTATATTTCCCGGAAGAAAACCACTGGGTGCTTAAGCCTCAAAACGGTTTAGTATGGCAACGCGAGTTCTACAAATGGTTGAAAGAAACCTTATAA